CTTGGTTTTCAATTCGTCTTCGACCAGGAAGGGCACCACGTTGGTCAGGCCGACGCCTTCCTCCTCGGTATTGGTGAAGCCGGTGACTTTCTTGCCCTCGACCAGCGGACGGCCGGCCGGCGTTTTCACATGGCGCAGCACGCCCGGCGCATGGCAGACCAGGGCAACCGGCTTGTTCGCGGCCAGGAAGGCTTCGATCAGGGCGATCGAAGTCCGGTCTTCGGCCAGGTCCCACAGCGGGCCGTGGCCGCCGGGGTAGAACATGGTGTCGAAGTCGGCCTGGTCGACGCTGTCCAGGCGCACGGTATTGGCCAGCTGGGCGTTGGCGGCGGCGTCACGCTCGAAGCGGCGCGTCAGGTCGGTCTGGAACGACGGCTCGTTGCTCTTCGGGTCCAACGGCGGCTGGCCGCCCAGCGGCGAGGCCAGCACGACGTCGACGCCGGCATCCTTGAAGGCGTAGTAGGGGGCGGCCAGCTCTTCGAGCCAGAAGCCGGTCTTGCGGCCGGTGTTGCCCAGCTGATCGTGGGAGGTCAGGACGATGAGGACGTTTTTCATGATGTGCTCCAATAAAAGCAAAAGTTTAAGTAGACCGGTCGTCTCGTCCAAGGGTGCAGAGATCGACCATCGTTGCGGTGCGCTGGTTGTATGCTGCACCGATGGGAACCAAGATAACATCGATTAGACCGGTCGTCTACGAAATTTTAGAAAAAGTTTTGCACACACCCGCAAGCGCCGATCCTCACCATGCCAGGAGCGGCTCCAATCCTGTCACCTTCACCGTGAGTGCGGTCGACGATCCGTCCGATGCCGTCCCCGAAAACGCGGTCTACATCATGCCCAGATGTCAGTTCCATCTAAAAGCGCGACTGAACAACCAAGAGCGCGACTAGCAACGCCAGCACATCCAAACTTGCTTGCTGGACAAGACGGGCCGTACACTGTGCCTTTGGCAGCGTCCGCAATCGGCCTATTCCGTTGGAAAAACTCCCCTTGATACGAGCTTCGCCACCGTCTACCGTTATGTAAGCAAGTGGAGAGGCGGAGGCCGAGATGATGGGACGTCAGGCAACCAAGCGGGAGCTGTTCGTTATGATCCGTCTAGACGAATACGTTCCTGAAAACCATCTGCTTAGGGCGGTGGATCGATATCTCGACCTGAGCGAATTTGCGAAAACCTGGCGGAGTCGTACAGTCATACCGGTCGGCCGTCAGTCGATCCCGAGCTCATGGCGCGAATGCTGATTATCGGCTATTGCTACGGCATCCTCAAGCGGCAATTGCGCTTGCGTGGGCCCAGTGGCGCACATGATGAGTTTCTGCTGGCGGCAACGGTAGAAAACCTCCGTCGAATGGCAAAAACCTGCTGCCGGCACGGCAAAACAAGGGTTTAGTGATGAGTTAGCCGAACCAGAATGTACTCAGGCTTCCCATCTCCTGTACAGTTAATTCGTCAGAACTCCTTTTGCCTTGGAGTTTTTCAACACATAGGTCGAAAGCGGACGGTCGTGTATCAGCGTGCCGCTGCTCGCCAATCTGGCATGCCTTGGCTCTCAGTCGCCCAGTTTGCTGTATGAACAGGGCTAGCCGCTAAATTTCGTGTAGCCAGTCGCTCAATTTGATGTAATCGATGTCGCGGACGCGCCCAACCAGGCGCGTTATTGCATGGAATTGACCCAGATAAGGAGAACCCACGCATACGACTTCGCCGTTGTATACCCACCGCTGGCCCTGGCTGCTGATGCTGGGGCCGGCCACTGTCCTGGTCGGCGAGCACTTTGCACCTGGCGATGCACGCACGCTACCTGCCGGCACGAGGTCGGCTGGAGGGCCGGATCGACAGCTTCGGCTATCCATCGGTCGCGCCGTTCACGATCAGGCTGGCGCACCCGACCCTGCCCGAAAGGGACATCCTGCTGCACGTGCAAGCGGATGCCGACGGCAATTTTTCGGTGGCGTTGCCCGCTCTCGAGAAAACGCACTGGCAGGTGGCCGTGGAAGGCAGTCAACACGACTGGCGACTGCGCAGGCGCTGGGACTGGGGGCGCCAACCCGAACTCGTGATCAAGGCCGACGCCAATTTAACCGGGAGCGGGCGGTTCGATTCTGTCCTTACTGGATCGGCTTGCACGCCTGCTCGCCGGAGGCAAGCGCCTTCAGGCGCGCCGGGTCGAGCAGCGTCACTTCGCGCTTGTCGACCTGGATCCAGCCCTGCTTCTTGAAGCGGGACAGCAGGCGGCTGATGCTTTCGATCGTCAGTCCGAGGTAGTTGCCGATGTCTTCGCGCGACATGCGCAAGTGAAAACTGTTCGGCGAATAGCCGCGCACCGCATAGCGTGCGGACAGGTTCGCCAGGAAGATCGCAAATCGCTGCTCGGCGCGCATGTTGCCAAGCAGGAGCATGACATTCTGCTCGCGCGTGATTTCCTGGCTCATGATGCGATGGAAATGCCGCAGCAGCGCAGGGACATGCGCGAACAGATCTTCCAGGCGTGCAAAAGGGATTTCGCACACCTCGCTGTCCTCGAGGGCGATGGCGTCGCAATGATGGATGCCGCCGCTGATCGCATCCATGCCCAGGAGTTCGCCTGCCATCTGGAAGCCGGTGATCTGGATACTGCCCACTGCATTGATCTGGCTGGTCTTGAAATG
This genomic stretch from Massilia sp. 9096 harbors:
- a CDS encoding type 1 glutamine amidotransferase domain-containing protein, with the protein product MKNVLIVLTSHDQLGNTGRKTGFWLEELAAPYYAFKDAGVDVVLASPLGGQPPLDPKSNEPSFQTDLTRRFERDAAANAQLANTVRLDSVDQADFDTMFYPGGHGPLWDLAEDRTSIALIEAFLAANKPVALVCHAPGVLRHVKTPAGRPLVEGKKVTGFTNTEEEGVGLTNVVPFLVEDELKTKGGVYSSGPDWGSYVVRDGLLITGQNPASSSEAAALLMQQFA
- a CDS encoding transposase, which translates into the protein MAESYSHTGRPSVDPELMARMLIIGYCYGILKRQLRLRGPSGAHDEFLLAATVENLRRMAKTCCRHGKTRV
- a CDS encoding FixH family protein encodes the protein MHARYLPARGRLEGRIDSFGYPSVAPFTIRLAHPTLPERDILLHVQADADGNFSVALPALEKTHWQVAVEGSQHDWRLRRRWDWGRQPELVIKADANLTGSGRFDSVLTGSACTPARRRQAPSGAPGRAASLRACRPGSSPAS
- the fnr gene encoding fumarate/nitrate reduction transcriptional regulator Fnr is translated as MNASSPMASNPTLNISALKKSCSACSMHQLCLPMGLDEGDINRLDQIIGGRRRVSGNDKLYRAGEPFRNLYAVRYGHFKTSQINAVGSIQITGFQMAGELLGMDAISGGIHHCDAIALEDSEVCEIPFARLEDLFAHVPALLRHFHRIMSQEITREQNVMLLLGNMRAEQRFAIFLANLSARYAVRGYSPNSFHLRMSREDIGNYLGLTIESISRLLSRFKKQGWIQVDKREVTLLDPARLKALASGEQACKPIQ